GTAAAAACACCGTGATTTATAGCATTATTTAGAAAAAGAATTTTTGCAGGCTCGATAATTAAAGCTATTAATGGATATAATTTATACTCTCCCATTTTTGCCGTTAAAAATCCAAGCGATTTAATAAAATAACCAACCAAATAAATCGATAAATAATAAACAGGGAAGAGAAGAACAAAGCCTAAAAGTCCAAGATAAAAATTATTGATTAACATTTGATAGCCACTTGGAATTTTTTGAATTCAAAATTTTTCACTATGCTTTAAAATTAAGGCGGAAATTGGACCAAAAAGCATAACAGAAACCAACATCGGTGCTGTTCCGCCAGTAATTTTTATGAAAATTTCTGATTGCCCAGAGGCAACTGCGGCGATTGCAATTATTCCAGCAATTGCTCCGCCGCGTAATTTATAAATTTTATACCCACCAAGAAAACAAATTAAAATTGGAATTACATAAACAATTCCGAACCCAACCATTGTTGCAAGTTCTTGATTTGGCGCTCAACCAGTCGGAATAAAAAATGAAGTTAACAATCCTCAGGCAATAAAAACGCCAATAAGCGGCATAATCATTTGCCCTAAAAGTGAGCCGAATGCCTGAATTTTAGTTTTAAGTGTTTTGACCAAATTAGCCATAAAATCTCCTTTTTTTTGGTATAATTTTTAAAAATGAGTATTAATTTAATTAATCAACTTTCATTGTTATTAAAACAAAATCGGAATTTTATTGATAAGGAAATCGCCGGTTTTTTGCTTTCAAATATTGAAAAAATAATGTCCTTAAAATTAAAAATAATTGCCGAAAACGCAAATTGTTCAACTGCTTCAGTTATAAAATTTTGTAAAAAACTAGGTTTTAAGGGGCTAAAAGATTTATTACCAGCTCTGGATCGTAATTATTCATACTTAAATTTCCAAAATAAACGTTATTCTGAGAACAAAATTAACCAAAAAAATCAAATTTTAAGTAAATATCATATGATGATAATGAATAATCTTGATAAAATTTATAATCTAAACTATAATTCGATGATAAAATTTGTAAAATTATTACAAAAAACTCGACATATAATGCTTTTTGGGAAAGGTTCAAATTTAGAATCTATCAATATTTTTGCAAATTATTTATCAAAATTACAATATCATATCGATTATCATTATGATTTTGAAGTTCAGCAAAAATGGACTGAAAAATCAATCGATTCAAGTGTTTGTATTTTTTTTAGTTTCTCCGGAATGCATTCAATAATTGATGAATTAGTTAGTAAAATGAGAGCAAAAAGTTGCATAATTGTCTCTTTTACTGGAAATTTTGAAAGTAATTTATATAAGCAATCTTTAATTAGTTTTTTAACTTTTAAAAATGAAGATGTTCTTGAAAACCACACTTCTGCACGTATTTCTTTTATATATTTAGTAATGCAAATTATTAATTTGCTGAAAAATTAGTCGGTATTTTTTGTATACCACAATCAATTTTAAGTTTTTAAAAGGATAATTTAAGTTTTTAAAATTAATTTTACAAAAAGTAATTTTTATTTCTTTTTTATTTTAAATTTTTTTAAAAAATAAAAAAAGACTAATTCACTTTAACATTTTATGTTAATTTGAATTAGTCTTTAAATTAAAAAAATTTTCTAATTTTTAAAACCAACAAAAGGTAGCAATTTAAAAATTATACTTTAATTTATAGTGTTTTTTATTTTTGGAGCATTAAAATTTTAAAAATATAAATAGATAATTTTTTTATAGTAAATTTGAAAAAATCATTCTTAAGCGGGTTTAGCTCGATTTTTAAAGTGTTTTTTAATAATTCCATCAATTATGAAAACAAAATAAACAAAAAGGCTCAAACCTAAAATTATATATTTCCCAGCTTTTGGAATCAGACCAAGAATCCCGGGAATATAACCAATAAAATAGTCAGTATCTCCTCAATTTAGCGTAATTAGTGATTGTTTATTAGTCCCTTTTATTAAATTTCCAAGTTCATTTGTAACTAATGGCACTCAATTTCCAAGACCAAAAAATACAGGAATAAAAGTGATAATTAACCCACCAACAAAAGAACCAATAACTGCCCCTCATATTCCGCCTTTGATATTTCCAAAAACTCCAGAAGTTGCCCCTAGAAAAAAATGAGGTACAAGTCCTGGTAGAATTATTGCCGGAATAAGTGCTGAATATCCAAGTCCAAGGGTAATAAAAAATCCAATAATTCCGGCAAAAAAAGAAGAAATAAAGCCAATAATTATCGCATTTGGGGCATAAGGGAAAACCACTGGACAATCAACAGCAACTTTTGCATTTTTAATTAATTTATCAGAAAATCCTTTAAACATCGGCACTAATTCACCAATAAAAAGTCTAACTCCAAAAAGGATAATTTCAACTCCGGCCGTAAAAGTAAAAGCCGAAATTATCATTGTAACCACCCAATTTTTTTGTGCTAAAATACTAATTACACCTGCATCGGCAGCTTTGTCAAATTTTCCTAACTCATATAAAATACCTGCAGGTAAAAAAGCAAAAATATAAAATAAGAAAACTGTCAGTGAAATTGAAACTAAAGTATTTCGAAAAAAATACAGTGACTGGGGAAATTTAATTTCTTCGGTTGAAAGTGGCTTTTTTTTGGCAATTTTTGCAATTCCTTGACCAATTAGTCCTGAAAGGGCATAACCAAATCCGCCAGTATGACCTAGGGCAATTTCATTTGTGCCGGTAATTTGGAACATATATTTTTGCTGAACTGACGGTGAAACTACCATATAAATCGCCAAAATACTTGATCCAGCAATCAATGCCATTGCAAAATCACTCGAATTATTTTGAAAATCATAACCCGAAGTATACATAACAACGGCTAACATCAGTGACGAATAATATAAAACATGCCCAGAAAGATAGACATATTTTAGTCGCGAAAAGGTTGCAAGAATAATATTTAAAATCATTGCAATCACCATAATTAGCGAGCCTAAAGTAGCAATACTTGGCAGACTTTCAGTGAGAGCGCCAGCAAAAGCATCATTATTTGGAATCACCCCGTTTAAATTATAAACCCTTTGAAAAAGCGGTTGGAAAAAATTAAGTGAGGAAACTAAAACTCCAGCACCACCACCTAAGACAAGAAAACCAACACTAACTTTAAAGGAACTTATAATGATTTGTGAAAAACTTTTACGCATTGCAACTGCGCCGATTAGACTAAAAAGTCCAACTAAAAGCGCCGGTGTGCCCACAAAATCTTTTAAAAAATTTAAAAGTCAGAGGCCAAAATTCATAAATTATCCTTTCTTTTAGGTTATTTTTAAAGTTTTTTTTAATTTTATCTCGAGTTCTTCTTTTGATAAAATATTAGTCAAAATTACCATTTTACTTTTATCAAAAGCTAAACTTGGGGCAACATCAGCGCCGATTATAACTAAATCAACACCAAAAGAATCAAAACTGGAAATATTAGTATGCTCAACTGAGTCATAATTTATCTTTAATTTTTCAAGGACAGATTTAACATTTAGCTCTAAAAGTAGTGAAGATCCTAGTCCTGAACCACAAACACATTTAATTTTCATTTTTTAAACCTTTGTATTTTTTAATAATTTTATAAAATTCCGTAATTGAATTAGCCGCATAAATCTCCTTTTTAAAAGATGAATTTCCAAAAAAAGTGGCAAATTCCTTAATTAAATAGATATGATCATCAGCATTTGGTGCGCTTAAGGTAAAAATAATTTTTGCTTTTTTATCGCTTTGATTATTAAAAACTATCATTTTATCAAGAACTAAAATCGAAACTCCAACTTTTAGGCAATAATTCCCAACTGGGGCATGCAAAAGTGCAACTCCTTCTTCAAGAACATAATAGGCTCCAAATTTTTTTGTTTGCTCGATAATTGCCTTTTCGAGGTCAAATGTTGCAATTTTATTTTCTACTAAGATTTTTACACCTTCATAAATGGCTTGAATTCAATTACTTATTTGCACAAATTTAGTAAGTTTTTCATTAAAAAGTTCCATTTTCCTACCCACGATTGATAAAAGCAATTGTTAAAAATAAGATAAATGCAAGTAAAAGAACAAAAACAAAAGCGAAAAAAACAATTCAACCAGATTTTTCAGAAGTTTTTTGCTGTATCTGTTTTGGTTTTGGCATTGATTTAATGTAAAAGAATTTATTAGGATTTTTTTCTAAAGTGATTTTTTCGCTTGCTGATTTTTGTAATAATTTTTCAAGTTCAATTAAACTTTTGCCCTCAAGTTCGTTAATTTTAAAGTCATATAATTCAACAAGTTGGGTTTTTAATTCTTTTTTTGTCATTTTAACGGCCTAAATTATTAATTTTTTTAACTAAATTTTGGAATAAAAATGGATAAAATAAAAAATATTTTTTAAAAAAGGCTAATTTTTTATACTTTAGATATGAAAAAACAACTCTAAATTCGTTTTTTTCCAATTTTGAGTTTAATTCAACCTTTGTTTTTTTATAAGCTAGGGTATAAAATTTTCCATTTAAAACAAAATCAAGCAATATCACAAAAATACTTAAAACCAAAAAACCACCACTAATTCATAAAAAATTAAGAAATCCAAACAAAAAACTTAGATGAAAAGCTGCAAAAAAACTTGAAAAAACAAGCAAATCAATTAAATTATCCTTTTTTAAAAGGTAAAAATTATAGAAAAAGGCTAAATTTACAACCCCATAAATATGATTTTCTAAGTAAAAATTAGGGATTTTTATTATTTTTTTTTTAATTCAGATAGGTTTTAGAAAAAAATCGTTAATTAATAAAATAGAAAAATTTTGCTGATATTTTTCTATAAAATCCTTTTTTATCACTTCAAGATCTAATTTAGTAGAAATTTCCAATTTCGAATATTTAATTTTTAAATTAACTCTATAAATGAAAAAGATAAAAAATTGAATTAGAAAAAAAATAATTAAAGTAAACAAAATATATCAAGAAGAACTTTTAATCATTTTTGTTTTTATTAAATTTGTTAATTTGACTAAAATAATCAATTATTTTTGTCGGGTTATAAATTTTTTTACCCGATTTTCTTAGTTTTTGAATCACATCATTTTGACTTCAAAGTTCAAATTTTGTTTTATTTTCAATTTTTTGAAAATCAAGCCGATCATCAACTAAAATAACCATTTTTGCGTAAGTAAATTTTTTCATTAAAAATTTAAAAAGTGATTCAAACTGACTTTTTGAAAAATAAGACTGTTTTATCAATCTACCTTTTTTTAAAAAACTAATGCTTTGATCAATTATTACTTTTTCTACCCCAAATTGGTAAGTTATGATATTTGAAACAAAAAAAAGCTCTGATTCATTAACAATAAAACCTGGTAAAATCGAATAATTTCGCCTTGAAAACCGATTTTTTATTAACAAATTTGTCATAATTTTCACATCAGCAGAAGCATTTATAATTTCCAGTGCGTTAATTGTTGATTTTTCAGTAGAAATTAGTTTGTTCTCAAAATTGTTCCTGGGATTTTTCTCAAATAATCTTTTAATAATAAAGAAAACCAAAATCAAAAAAAGTAAGCCAATTGTTGCATATAAAACAATGTTAATTAATTGCATTTTTTTGTTTTTTGCCAAAGTTTTGAAAATTCTAAAAAATTTTCGTAAGAAAAAATTATATTACCTCCAATTGCAACATCCACTTTTTTTCTTAGAAAATCATTTCAATTATATTTTCGAAGGCCACCATCAGTATAAATTTTAATTTCCTTATTTAAAAAGCGAATTTGCTCAATTTTTGAAAATAGTTTGGAATTCAACATCTCACCCACCCCTCCAATTTTATTTATAGTCATTAATAAAACTACTTTTGCAAGGGAAATTATCTCACTGAAATGCTTAATTTTTTGTTTTGCTTGAATCATTAGACCAAAATTTATGTCCGGAAAATTTTGATTTAATTTTTCAAAGCTTGACTTTGTAATTTGTTCAGCAGGTAAAAAAATTGTCCTAAAGCCAATTTTGACTAATTTTTCAATTTTTTCAATTGAATTTACACACATTAAATGTGCATCAAATTCAATTTTTGGGAATAATTTAATTAAATATTCAGCAATTTGATAATTAGCACCAAAATTGGGCACATAAATTCCATCTGCAAAATCAATATGACAATATTTTAAGCCTAAAATTTGTAATTTTTTTAAAATTTTGATAACACTGAACAAATTTAGTGCCATAATACTTTGGGAATAATCTATTTTTAGCCTCCTTTGGGGTAAAAATACCCCAAATTTAATTTTACTTTTTTTTTTTTTTTTTTTTGCAAGCATCTTTAAAATTTTTTTCATTCCAACCGAAAAAAATTAAAAAATCATTTGTTTTCTATAAAAAACAGGGAGCAATGTTTAAATTAGTATATTAATTTTTGGCACTATCAAAAAAGGTGTGACAAAATGAAATAATGCAAATCTACAGCTGAAGATGAATCTAAATATATCAAAATTGCCAATCTAAAGGTTAAAAATCGCAATTTTGGATTTTACAGAAGAATTTAGCCAAATTTATAAAAAAGAAAAATGCAAAATAGACACAAAGAGTCAATTTTGGATGTATATGAAACAATTTAATAAGAAATTGAAATATAATTAAAAAACAATTAGAAATTATTTTCCCTAATCGGTTAAATAATGTAAAATTAAATTAGATTTCTATTTGAAAAATCCCTAAAAAATTTAAAACACAAAATTATGAACACTCACTTTTTTAGTTTTAAAATTTTAACATATATTAAAAACTTTTTAGGGAAAATACCTAAAAATATTATATTTTAAAAGAATAAGTTATTATGTTAATCAATCGCTAAAAATAAATTACACTAAAATTCAGGCACATTTTTGCAAATAAACATAATTTCAACTATCAAAATTACTATTTTTAAATAGATAAAAATGAAAAACAAGTTAAGAATTTTAAAAATAAACTTAAATCTTTTGTCTTTAAATTTATTAATTAATAAAAAGATCTACGATTCCCCTTCTATCTCAAGATATTTTTTATTTTTATGACCGCGAAAATCTACTCTTGCAATTTCTTCATAATATTGATCTCTGCCATCCAAATCCCTAGAAAAGGGAGTGTGTTCTTCTAGAATTAATTCTTTTTCTTGTTGGCTATATAAATTAGTATTTTCTAGAAAGTCTGTAAAACGATGAAATTCATGGTCTATTTCTTTTAGATATTTATTCAATGCATCCCGATATAAAATTAATTCTTCCCTCGATGATTCAATCACATTTTTAGATAAATTGTTATATCTTGGTGATCTAGAAACAAAAAATTCGGGATCCATGCCATCACGCAGAAAAATATCTTGTTCAAGTTTGACCAATTTTTGTTTAAAATAATATTTTAAAATTTCGTATTTACCTTGATAAATATTATCATATAAATTTGAATGACCAAATCAGTAATAAATTTTTTGATTATCAACATACAATAAAATGAAATTTTTTAATGCAATTGGCAAAATTCATCCTTCGCCTGATCCATAGGCGGGGTAGTAATATGGTTTAAATCAAAAAACTGGCTTTTTTGAATCAAATTGGGAAATTATTTCATCAAAAAGTCCGTATTCTTGCCCGCCGAAGTAAAAAATTTCGAAATTTTCAAGTTTTAATTTCGCCCATCTTGGCAGAATTAAATAATCAGGTTTATCGGGGTAAAAATATTGACCTTCAATTTCATATTTTGGGCCAAATAAAATTTGCAACAAATAGATTAATTCAATTTTATTTGTCCAATTATTCACACTATCATAATAAGTTTGGCCTCTTTCACCAAAAAGTTCGATGCAATATTTTCGATATTCTGGGCCAAATTTATCAAATCAACTAAGAATAAATTTATCACGATTTTCAATATTTAAGTTAAGCTTTTTAATCCCGTATTTTTCAAATTTTTTAAGCAAATTTTCATAAGTTTCAAAAGTAAATACATTTTGAATTGGTTGAATTTGGGTTTTTTCACTAAAATTATAATTCTCTTTTAATAACAAATTGTAAATATTTTCTACATTTTGCCCTAAATATGCTTTATTTATATCTACAAACTTTGAATTATATTCATATCTATTTGATAAAAAATCAAAGATTTTTTCGTGATAATTTGCTAAATTTTTTGGTTTTGCATAAGGAACACTTTCCTGTATTTCCTTAATAATTAAAGCTTCAATTTCTCTAAATTCGCTTTTTGATTTAAACATTTTTGAAAAGACAGCCGGATAAGAGATTGAAAATTCGCATTTTTCAATATCATCAAAGTTTTCAAAGACAACAGCAACAACTTCTTCAAAACCTTTACCGTCGTATAAATAATCATATAAACCACGAAGTTCATCGATAAAATCAAAATTTTCTTTTCCATTTTTATCACAATATTCATTGTTTGCTCAACCGCCAATTAAACACCTAATATCATTATAAAAATGGAAATTATTGAGCCTTTTGGAGAAAAATGCACTTTTTGTGATATCTTCTAGTTTTAAATTATAAATATAATCTTCTTGTTTATAATTTAAACTAATAATTCTTTCAATTGGGTTAGGATCGAAAACGTCATAATTAAGGTAATTGAATAAAAAATCTGGAATTTCATAATACTCATCATTACAATTAGACGATAAATGAATTTCATGCTCAACTATGTTTCGAATTGAACAACGACTTTTAATATTAACTTCTATATATTTTAGTTTTTTTAACTGTTTTTTTGCCTTAGATAATGAATTTATCAGCTTTTCCATATAAAAAATGCACCTTTTCAATATTTAACATTTTTTTTCTTTTTATAAATTCGCGCTTTATGCCCCTTTTCTCATACCCTATCATTCTTAATCTCCTTACATGATAACTGGGAAAATATATTTTTATGTATGGCTTGTGATTTTTCTCTGCTCTTGGTTGAATATCAAACTCATTTTTAGGGTTAGTTCAATCAATAGCATCATTAGCTAGTCCTTCCCCAACAACAAAGCGATCTTTAGTAAAACCGATATCCTTATTTAAATTATTATTTGGATCTGTTAGCCTTCCATTTCCTAGAACCAAATTTGCTGTATCTTTTGTTTTTTCAGCCAAAGTTCTCATAACTAATTCGTTATGTGAATAAAAATCAATAGGGGAATTTAATTTTTCCCTGATATAATCACGGTCATCTTGATTCATTTTATCTTTTATTAAACTAGGCAGCAAATTATCAATAACAATTTGAGTTAATACTGATTGGGCTAGCAAACTCCCAACGGCTAAAATTCAGGCTTGAGTTGCTGATATTTCTTCCTGACTAATAACAAAATAAGGTTTTAAGTTTTCAGTCTGAAAATTAAAAAATCAAGCAAGATGGATTCCCGTGTATTTTTTTAATTTTTCTTTATCTTTTACAATAGAAAGTTTTAAAGTCGTTGCCTTTGCTTTTGTTTTAATGCTAGACTCGCCTTTTTCTTTTGGCAATTTTTCTAAGTCAACCACAATTGAGCTTTCAGTTCTTGAAATAATCGGGCTATAATCAACTGGCGAATACTCACTTCTGCCGTTATCAATTCATCTACGTAGGCTATCAACAACTTTTGGAACAGTTTTTACAGCTGCTACAGTAGCTGTTGTTGCTGCTACTGCAGCAATGGCAGCTGCAACAGCTTTTGTAATAAATGGAATAAAAGGAAGAAGGAAAAAGAAGGTTTTTTCAACCCGAGTTTGATTTTGAAGTTCTCTAAAGTCAAAAACGTGACCTTCAAATTTTAGTTTTGGTATACCTTTTTCAAAATAGAGTTCAGCTTTTTTGTTAACAAATTCAAGTGAAGCACTATTTAAAATTACCTGACCATCTTGATTAATTTGAATTTTAATATCATCTAGATTAGGAGTCTCTGAATGAGTGCTTGTTTTGTTTAGATGTGTTTGGGTTTTTTTAATATTTGCGTTGATAACAAGCGAATTTTGTTGGTTTTTGGTTGAAACAATTTGGACTAAATCATCAAAATTTAGCGGTTTTTTTGAATTTAATAAATCTATATCACGGGTTTCGAGTTTAAAATCTGAATAGCTTTTTGTATTTTGAAAATGTCAAAGAGGGCCAAAAACACTTAGTGTCAGTGAAAAGAAACCGACAATATTAGTGATAAACTTAAAAAGTTTCAGTTTTTTCTTCATGTTTTTTCTTTTTAAAATTATAACATGTATTTATTTCTGAAAATATCATTTAAAAATATTGTATTTTAAAAGAATAAATTAATACAAATTAGCATGCTAATTTTAGACATCTTCAAAAAAGTGTGTCAAAATAAACAATACAGATTCACAGTTGAAGACAAATTTAAGTACATTAAAATTGTCAAATCTAAGGGGTTAAAAATCGCAATTTTACATTTTGCAGAAGAATTTAGCCAAATTTATAAAAAAGAAAAATGCAAAATAGACACAAAGAGTCAATTTTGGATGTATATGAAACAATTTAATAAGAAATTGAAATATAATTAAAAAACAATTAGAAATTATTTTCCCTAATCGGTTAAATAATGTAAAATTAAATTAGATTTCTATTTGAAAAATCCCTAAAAAATTTAAAACACAAAATTATGAACACTCACTTTTTTAGTTTTAAAATTTTAACATATATTAAAAACTTTTTAGGGAAAATACCTAAAAATATTATATTTTAAAAGAATAAGTTATTATGTTAATCAATCGCTAAAAATAAATTACACTAAAATTCAGGCACATTTTTGCAAATAAACATAATTTCAACTATCAAAATTACTATTTTTAAATAGATAAAAATGAAAAACAAGTTAAGAATTTTAAAAATAAACTTAAATCTTTTGTCTTTAAATTTATTAATTAATAAAAAGATCTACGATTCCCCTTCTATCTCAAGATATTTTTTATTTTTATGACCGCGAAAATCTACTCTTGCAATTTCTTCATAATATTGATCTCTGCCATCCAAATCCCTAGAAAAGGGAGGGTGTTCTTCTAGAATTAATTCTTTTTCTTGTTGGCTATATAAATTAGTATTTTCTAGAAAGTCTGTAAAACGATCAAATTCATGGTCTATTTCTTTTAGATATTTATTCAATGCATCCCGATATAAAATTAATTCTTCCCTCGATGATTCAATCACATTTTTAGATAAATTGTTATATCTTGGTGATCTAGAAACAAAAAATTCGGGATCCATGCCATCACGCAGAAAAATATCTTGTTCAAGTTTGACCAATTTTTGTTTAAAATAATATTTTAAAATTTCGTATTTACCTTGATAAATATTATCATATAAATTTGAATGACCAAATCAGTAATAAATTTTTTGATTATCAACATACAATAAAATGAAATTTTTTAATGCAATTGGCAAAATTCATCCTTCGCCTCCACAATCAACGGAGTAGTAAGATGGTTTAAATCAAAAAACTGGCTTTTTTGAGTCAAATTGGGAAATTATTTCATCAAAAAGTCCGTATTCTTGCCCACCAAAGTAAAAAATTTCGAAATTTTCAAGTTTTAATTTCCCCCATCTTGGCAGAATTAAATAATCAGGTTTATTGGGGTAAAAATATTGATCTTCAATTTCATATTTTGGGCCAAATAAAATTTGCAACAAATAGATTAATTCAATTTTATTTGTCCAATTATTCAAATTATCATAATAAGTTTGGCCTCTTTTACCAAAAAGTTCGATGCAATATTTT
The sequence above is a segment of the Mesomycoplasma flocculare ATCC 27399 genome. Coding sequences within it:
- a CDS encoding PTS sugar transporter subunit IIB produces the protein MKIKCVCGSGLGSSLLLELNVKSVLEKLKINYDSVEHTNISSFDSFGVDLVIIGADVAPSLAFDKSKMVILTNILSKEELEIKLKKTLKIT
- a CDS encoding beta/alpha barrel domain-containing protein, which translates into the protein MKKILKMLAKKKKKKSKIKFGVFLPQRRLKIDYSQSIMALNLFSVIKILKKLQILGLKYCHIDFADGIYVPNFGANYQIAEYLIKLFPKIEFDAHLMCVNSIEKIEKLVKIGFRTIFLPAEQITKSSFEKLNQNFPDINFGLMIQAKQKIKHFSEIISLAKVVLLMTINKIGGVGEMLNSKLFSKIEQIRFLNKEIKIYTDGGLRKYNWNDFLRKKVDVAIGGNIIFSYENFLEFSKLWQKTKKCN
- a CDS encoding MurR/RpiR family transcriptional regulator; its protein translation is MSINLINQLSLLLKQNRNFIDKEIAGFLLSNIEKIMSLKLKIIAENANCSTASVIKFCKKLGFKGLKDLLPALDRNYSYLNFQNKRYSENKINQKNQILSKYHMMIMNNLDKIYNLNYNSMIKFVKLLQKTRHIMLFGKGSNLESINIFANYLSKLQYHIDYHYDFEVQQKWTEKSIDSSVCIFFSFSGMHSIIDELVSKMRAKSCIIVSFTGNFESNLYKQSLISFLTFKNEDVLENHTSARISFIYLVMQIINLLKN
- a CDS encoding PTS ascorbate transporter subunit IIC — translated: MNFGLWLLNFLKDFVGTPALLVGLFSLIGAVAMRKSFSQIIISSFKVSVGFLVLGGGAGVLVSSLNFFQPLFQRVYNLNGVIPNNDAFAGALTESLPSIATLGSLIMVIAMILNIILATFSRLKYVYLSGHVLYYSSLMLAVVMYTSGYDFQNNSSDFAMALIAGSSILAIYMVVSPSVQQKYMFQITGTNEIALGHTGGFGYALSGLIGQGIAKIAKKKPLSTEEIKFPQSLYFFRNTLVSISLTVFLFYIFAFLPAGILYELGKFDKAADAGVISILAQKNWVVTMIISAFTFTAGVEIILFGVRLFIGELVPMFKGFSDKLIKNAKVAVDCPVVFPYAPNAIIIGFISSFFAGIIGFFITLGLGYSALIPAIILPGLVPHFFLGATSGVFGNIKGGIWGAVIGSFVGGLIITFIPVFFGLGNWVPLVTNELGNLIKGTNKQSLITLNWGDTDYFIGYIPGILGLIPKAGKYIILGLSLFVYFVFIIDGIIKKHFKNRAKPA
- a CDS encoding PTS sugar transporter subunit IIA, whose translation is MELFNEKLTKFVQISNWIQAIYEGVKILVENKIATFDLEKAIIEQTKKFGAYYVLEEGVALLHAPVGNYCLKVGVSILVLDKMIVFNNQSDKKAKIIFTLSAPNADDHIYLIKEFATFFGNSSFKKEIYAANSITEFYKIIKKYKGLKNEN